The following coding sequences are from one Lipingzhangella halophila window:
- a CDS encoding sodium-translocating pyrophosphatase, which produces MSGHSLAAQSGSALALEGMNFTLVGLVVVVALLALATAGWLVREVLASGQGTERMQNIALAVQEGAAAYLKRQFRTLIVFVIVIPLLLLLLPAETEAVRYGRSVFFALGAVFSALTGFIGMWLAVRGNVRVAAAAREGGENSERTAMRIAFRTGGVAGMFTVGLGLLGAAIVVLVYQGQAPIVLEGFGFGAALLAMFMRVGGGIFTKAADVGADLVGKVEQGIPEDDPRNAATIADNVGDNVGDCAGMAADLFESYAVVLVASLILGRVAFGVEGLVFPLLVPMIGVITAIIGIFIVAPRAGDKSAMSAINRGFFLSAVISAVLVAVTSFVYLPGSFADLNGVDNEIASLDGDPRIIAIGSVLIGLILAAAIQLLTGYFTETNRRPVKDIGKSSETGPATVILSGISVGLESAVYSALLIAGAVYAAFLIGGQSITISLFAVALAGTGLLTTVGVIVAMDTFGPVADNAQGIAEMSGDVEGKGADVLTSLDAVGNTTKAITKGIAIATAVLAATALFGAFRTSVEAELGAAADTFSLSIDEPNVLVGVIIGASVVFLFSAVAIMAVGRAASRVVVEVRNQFRTRPGIMDGTEKPEYARVVDICTRDSLRELITPGVLAVMTPIAVGFALQYASLGAFLGGAITAGALMAVFLANSGGAWDNAKKLVEDGHHGGKGSDAHEATVIGDTVGDPFKDTAGPAINPLLKVMNLVALIIAPSVVIYQDNTVLRLSIAAVAVALIIGAVLWTKRSAGDEPMGSVTAGEDETPSVDASADKVDPVKSSVEEPEGESGEQKEQEPAADGGAKD; this is translated from the coding sequence TTGTCTGGGCACAGCCTCGCCGCGCAAAGCGGCTCGGCTCTTGCCCTGGAAGGCATGAACTTCACACTGGTCGGCCTGGTTGTGGTGGTGGCGCTGCTCGCGCTCGCTACCGCGGGTTGGCTGGTTCGTGAAGTGCTCGCTTCCGGGCAGGGCACAGAGCGAATGCAGAACATCGCGCTCGCGGTTCAGGAAGGCGCGGCGGCGTATCTGAAACGCCAGTTCCGCACCCTGATCGTTTTCGTCATCGTTATTCCGCTGCTTCTCCTGCTGCTTCCCGCGGAGACCGAAGCGGTTCGGTACGGACGATCAGTGTTCTTCGCGTTGGGCGCGGTCTTCTCCGCCCTGACCGGGTTTATCGGTATGTGGCTCGCGGTGCGCGGAAACGTGCGCGTCGCCGCTGCCGCCCGAGAAGGCGGGGAGAACAGCGAGCGGACCGCCATGCGCATCGCGTTCCGCACGGGCGGGGTCGCCGGAATGTTCACCGTCGGCCTCGGGCTCCTCGGCGCGGCGATCGTGGTCCTCGTCTACCAGGGCCAGGCCCCCATCGTGCTCGAAGGATTCGGGTTCGGCGCCGCGTTGCTCGCCATGTTCATGCGTGTCGGCGGCGGTATCTTCACCAAGGCCGCCGATGTTGGCGCCGACCTGGTCGGCAAGGTCGAGCAGGGGATTCCGGAGGACGACCCCCGAAACGCCGCGACCATCGCCGACAATGTGGGCGACAACGTCGGTGACTGCGCCGGCATGGCCGCCGACCTCTTCGAGTCCTACGCCGTTGTGCTGGTGGCCTCGCTGATCCTCGGCCGGGTGGCGTTCGGCGTCGAAGGGCTGGTCTTCCCGCTGCTCGTGCCGATGATCGGGGTCATCACCGCCATCATCGGTATCTTCATCGTCGCACCGCGGGCCGGTGACAAGAGCGCGATGTCGGCGATCAACCGGGGCTTCTTCCTTTCGGCGGTGATCTCGGCGGTCCTCGTCGCGGTGACCTCCTTCGTCTACCTGCCGGGCAGCTTCGCCGACCTGAACGGCGTGGACAACGAGATCGCCAGCCTCGACGGAGACCCGCGGATCATCGCGATCGGCTCGGTGCTCATCGGCCTCATCCTGGCCGCCGCGATCCAATTGCTGACGGGCTACTTCACGGAGACGAACCGGCGTCCGGTCAAGGACATCGGAAAGAGCTCGGAGACCGGGCCGGCGACCGTCATCCTGTCCGGAATCTCGGTCGGCCTGGAGTCAGCGGTCTACTCGGCCCTCCTCATCGCGGGGGCGGTCTACGCGGCGTTCCTGATCGGTGGGCAGTCGATCACCATCAGCCTGTTCGCGGTCGCGCTGGCCGGCACGGGCCTGCTGACTACGGTCGGCGTCATCGTGGCCATGGACACGTTCGGCCCGGTGGCCGACAACGCTCAGGGCATCGCGGAGATGTCCGGAGACGTCGAAGGGAAGGGCGCAGACGTCCTGACCAGCCTGGACGCCGTCGGCAACACAACGAAGGCCATCACCAAGGGCATCGCGATCGCGACGGCCGTACTCGCGGCGACCGCGCTCTTCGGGGCGTTCCGCACCTCGGTCGAGGCAGAGCTGGGCGCGGCCGCGGACACGTTCAGCCTCTCCATCGACGAACCGAACGTCCTCGTTGGCGTGATCATCGGGGCGTCGGTGGTGTTCCTGTTCTCGGCTGTCGCCATTATGGCGGTCGGCCGCGCCGCCAGCCGTGTGGTGGTCGAGGTACGCAACCAGTTCCGCACCCGGCCAGGGATCATGGACGGCACGGAGAAGCCCGAGTACGCCAGGGTGGTGGACATCTGCACCCGCGACTCGTTGCGGGAGCTGATCACACCTGGCGTGCTGGCCGTTATGACCCCGATCGCGGTGGGCTTCGCGCTCCAGTACGCGTCGCTGGGCGCTTTCCTCGGCGGCGCGATCACCGCGGGTGCGCTGATGGCGGTCTTCCTCGCGAACTCCGGTGGCGCGTGGGACAACGCCAAGAAGCTGGTCGAGGACGGCCACCACGGCGGCAAGGGATCGGACGCCCACGAGGCCACGGTCATCGGTGACACGGTCGGCGATCCGTTCAAGGACACCGCGGGCCCTGCCATCAACCCGCTGCTGAAGGTGATGAACCTGGTTGCGCTGATCATCGCGCCGAGCGTGGTGATCTACCAGGACAACACTGTCCTGCGGCTGAGTATCGCCGCCGTCGCTGTCGCACTGATCATCGGCGCCGTCCTCTGGACCAAGCGGAGCGCTGGTGACGAGCCGATGGGAAGCGTCACCGCGGGCGAGGACGAGACTCCGAGCGTGGACGCGTCCGCGGACAAGGTTGACCCGGTCAAGTCCTCCGTGGAGGAGCCCGAGGGCGAGTCCGGCGAACAGAAGGAGCAGGAACCGGCCGCCGATGGCGGTGCCAAGGACTGA
- a CDS encoding TetR/AcrR family transcriptional regulator, translating into MYRDGAPSSSDDPDKRRVRADARRNRAHILAAAEAVFAEHGASASTEAVAAHAGVAIGTVFRHFPTKPELLQAVVMNLLDQLVTEVDALVNDSDAVTALFAFCERVMAVSAQNRAVFERLAETGTRVQVSDALTRLRPAVDELLDRAQQAGAVRGDLRPGELVALLAAICQEAVTDKWSARFQHRALDILFTGIRPSGIP; encoded by the coding sequence ATGTATCGAGACGGTGCGCCGTCCTCCAGCGACGACCCTGATAAGCGCCGAGTCCGTGCCGACGCGCGCCGCAACCGGGCGCACATCCTCGCTGCGGCCGAGGCCGTGTTCGCCGAGCACGGCGCGTCGGCTTCGACCGAGGCGGTGGCCGCGCACGCTGGCGTCGCGATCGGCACGGTGTTCCGACACTTCCCGACCAAACCCGAACTGCTCCAGGCCGTGGTGATGAACCTGTTGGACCAGCTCGTCACCGAGGTCGACGCACTGGTCAACGACTCCGATGCCGTGACCGCCCTCTTCGCGTTCTGCGAGCGTGTCATGGCGGTCAGCGCCCAGAACCGGGCCGTGTTCGAACGGCTCGCGGAGACCGGAACTCGGGTCCAGGTCAGCGACGCCCTCACGCGTCTCCGGCCCGCCGTCGACGAGCTGCTCGACCGCGCTCAGCAGGCAGGCGCCGTCCGCGGCGACCTGCGACCGGGCGAGCTGGTCGCCCTGCTCGCGGCGATCTGCCAGGAAGCGGTCACCGACAAGTGGAGCGCGCGATTCCAACACCGCGCACTGGACATCCTCTTCACGGGAATACGACCATCCGGCATACCCTGA
- a CDS encoding nuclear transport factor 2 family protein: MAPSATGTAGPLTVYRRMQEELLRGEGANATLLPAELLAEDVVVETPFAPEGTRRYEGREAWLSYYGESGAGLLVRFEQFRELATHQTDDPEVIVVEYELAGTVIATGVRSSVTCVAVLEVRDGLIVHWREYQDIPAMTEALTRQPEGHGDAGATVY; the protein is encoded by the coding sequence ATGGCTCCCTCAGCAACCGGAACAGCGGGTCCCCTCACGGTCTACCGGCGTATGCAGGAGGAGCTCCTGCGGGGAGAGGGGGCGAACGCTACGCTCCTCCCCGCGGAGCTACTGGCCGAGGATGTCGTTGTCGAGACACCGTTCGCCCCCGAGGGCACGCGGCGTTACGAGGGGCGCGAGGCGTGGCTGTCCTACTACGGCGAAAGTGGAGCGGGCCTGCTGGTGCGCTTCGAGCAGTTCCGTGAGCTGGCCACCCACCAAACCGACGATCCTGAGGTCATCGTCGTTGAGTACGAGCTGGCTGGAACGGTCATCGCCACGGGTGTGCGGTCCTCGGTGACCTGCGTCGCTGTACTGGAGGTCCGCGACGGTCTGATCGTGCACTGGCGCGAGTACCAGGACATTCCAGCGATGACCGAGGCGTTGACCAGGCAGCCGGAGGGCCACGGCGACGCGGGCGCGACCGTGTATTAG
- a CDS encoding phage holin family protein, translating to MSENQSGGREEFDAAERSLGELVSEAGGNMSRLVRLELELAKLELARDARQVAKGSVMFVGAAVLAHMVLILASVTVGLALWSAGLAPWLAFLIVTAFYLVLAVVLVLIGKRQLTRMQGLPLTSSTMSRTAAVLRREHPAEF from the coding sequence ATGTCTGAGAACCAGTCGGGGGGCCGGGAGGAGTTCGACGCCGCCGAGCGTTCTCTGGGCGAGCTTGTGTCCGAGGCCGGCGGGAACATGTCCCGGCTTGTGCGTCTTGAGCTGGAACTCGCGAAGCTGGAGCTCGCCCGGGACGCTCGCCAGGTGGCCAAGGGCTCCGTGATGTTCGTCGGTGCCGCGGTGCTGGCGCACATGGTCCTGATCCTGGCCTCGGTCACCGTCGGGCTCGCGCTGTGGAGCGCTGGGCTCGCGCCGTGGCTCGCGTTCCTGATCGTCACCGCTTTCTACCTGGTGCTCGCCGTGGTCCTGGTCCTCATCGGGAAGCGCCAACTCACCCGGATGCAGGGGCTTCCGCTGACCAGCTCCACGATGTCGCGGACCGCCGCGGTCCTGCGGCGCGAGCACCCCGCCGAGTTTTGA
- a CDS encoding alpha/beta fold hydrolase: protein MPEESAVLIDGPWTHRTVSAAGTRFHVAEAGDGPLVLLLHGFPQFWWSWQEQMTALAAAGYRAVAMDLRGYGASDKPPRGYDLITLASDVAGLIRALGAANAAVLGHSMGGLLAWTLAGYFPKSVRRLAVLSMPHPRRLRGSLLTSGQGWAGRPFLGFQVPMVPERRLVADDAELVARMLRAWSRPGWPDPTTERHCRDAFQIPGVAHCALEGHRWLFRSQVRPDGRRYMRRMRKSIDVPVLQIHGALDPFLLPRTAQGSGRYVDAPYRWRMVDGAGHFPHQEQPDRVTGALLGWLRDTEPDM from the coding sequence ATGCCTGAGGAATCGGCCGTCCTGATCGACGGGCCGTGGACGCACCGCACGGTCAGCGCCGCCGGAACGCGCTTCCACGTCGCTGAGGCCGGCGACGGCCCACTGGTGCTGCTCCTGCACGGCTTCCCGCAGTTCTGGTGGTCCTGGCAGGAGCAGATGACGGCGCTTGCCGCGGCCGGATACCGCGCTGTCGCGATGGACCTGCGCGGATACGGGGCGAGCGATAAGCCTCCGCGCGGCTATGACCTGATCACCCTGGCGTCCGACGTCGCAGGGCTGATCCGCGCGCTTGGCGCGGCCAACGCTGCCGTGCTCGGCCATTCGATGGGCGGGTTGCTCGCCTGGACCCTGGCCGGCTACTTCCCGAAGTCGGTGCGCCGCCTGGCGGTGCTGTCCATGCCGCACCCACGGCGGCTGCGCGGCTCGCTGCTGACGTCCGGCCAGGGATGGGCCGGGCGCCCGTTCCTCGGGTTCCAGGTCCCGATGGTGCCCGAGCGCCGCCTTGTGGCCGACGACGCCGAACTGGTCGCGCGAATGCTCAGAGCCTGGTCGCGGCCGGGGTGGCCGGACCCGACCACCGAGCGCCACTGCCGGGACGCCTTCCAGATCCCCGGTGTGGCGCACTGCGCGCTCGAAGGCCACCGCTGGCTGTTCCGCTCGCAGGTGCGGCCGGACGGGCGGCGTTACATGCGCCGGATGCGCAAGTCGATCGACGTTCCGGTGCTGCAGATCCACGGTGCGCTGGACCCGTTCCTCCTTCCGCGCACCGCCCAGGGGTCGGGGCGCTACGTCGACGCTCCCTACCGCTGGCGAATGGTCGACGGCGCCGGGCACTTCCCGCACCAGGAGCAGCCCGACCGCGTCACCGGTGCACTGCTGGGCTGGTTGCGCGACACCGAACCGGATATGTAG
- a CDS encoding DUF309 domain-containing protein yields the protein MNTIGRTSDRDRDTEGRAENQRPRDRYGRPLPHGSAEGIPRIPGDAVFTPDEGLDKAQGLLDDGYAFHAHEVLEAVWKSAPEDDRELWRGLAQLAVGLTHAQRGNRVGAARLLRRGAERVADYGRVAPNNVDALGAARYGRSVADELDGDGDAEPVIDTSGLRLRKVGR from the coding sequence ATGAACACGATCGGGCGAACCAGCGACCGCGACCGCGACACCGAAGGGCGCGCCGAGAACCAGCGCCCCAGGGACCGCTACGGGCGCCCGCTGCCCCACGGCTCGGCCGAGGGCATCCCGCGCATCCCCGGCGACGCGGTGTTCACCCCCGACGAGGGGCTCGACAAGGCGCAGGGGCTGCTCGACGACGGATACGCCTTCCACGCGCACGAGGTCCTGGAAGCTGTGTGGAAGAGCGCTCCCGAGGATGACCGGGAACTGTGGCGCGGCCTCGCGCAGCTCGCGGTCGGGCTGACCCACGCGCAACGGGGTAACCGGGTCGGGGCGGCTCGCCTGCTGCGCCGCGGGGCCGAGCGCGTGGCCGACTACGGCCGCGTGGCCCCCAACAACGTCGACGCTCTCGGTGCGGCCCGGTACGGTAGGAGCGTCGCCGACGAGCTCGACGGCGACGGCGATGCCGAGCCCGTCATCGACACCAGCGGGTTGCGGCTCCGCAAGGTCGGTCGCTGA
- a CDS encoding SixA phosphatase family protein, with product MSRLLILVRHAKAEEDNGSDRDRVLTSIGRGQAEAVGSTLVSEGVVPDHVICSAAARTRQTLELAMASLPKRPTVDFEEAAYGADPETILDLVHMVDPEVGTLMVVGHNPTMAQLAALFTGSGSLTSFPTAGIAIVELDVDWLYAEPGTGTGRILT from the coding sequence ATGAGCCGGCTGCTGATCCTCGTCCGCCATGCGAAGGCCGAGGAGGACAACGGTTCCGACCGCGATCGGGTGCTAACGAGCATCGGACGCGGCCAGGCCGAGGCCGTGGGGTCCACCCTCGTGTCCGAGGGCGTCGTCCCCGACCACGTCATCTGCTCCGCGGCCGCGCGTACGCGCCAGACGCTGGAGCTGGCCATGGCGAGCCTGCCGAAACGGCCGACGGTCGACTTCGAGGAGGCGGCGTACGGTGCCGATCCAGAGACGATCCTGGACCTGGTGCACATGGTCGACCCCGAGGTAGGCACCCTCATGGTGGTCGGGCACAACCCGACGATGGCCCAGCTCGCGGCGTTGTTCACCGGGAGTGGGAGCCTGACGTCCTTCCCCACCGCGGGTATCGCCATAGTCGAGCTCGACGTCGACTGGCTCTACGCCGAACCGGGCACGGGCACCGGGCGCATCCTGACTTGA
- the serB gene encoding phosphoserine phosphatase SerB encodes MTDEFTHSTLLVTVSGRDRPGISARLLTTLSVFPVTLIDLEQVVIGGRLVLGALLDVDESVAPGVRRERVYHEVRSAIDKTAIDLDMVAEFAEGNGRVTPSSGDPLHVTILASPLRPGALGAITSCVARAGANIDRIERLASYPVTSIELDISGADPEKLRADLSMEAATQAIDVAVQSSGLHRRAKHLVVMDVDSTLIQGEVIELLAEHAGCVEEVTRITEAAMRGELDFEQSLRRRVALLKGLDASALDAVRDKLVLTPGARTLIRTLKRLGYECAIVSGGFSQVTDGLVDRLDIDYSAANTLEVVDGKLTGELVGQIIDRKGKTLALQRFAEEAGVPLNRTVAIGDGANDLDMLQTAGLGVAFNAKPVVREQADTSVTVPYLDTIVFLLGISREEVESADELEAEEAIASASSGGARRG; translated from the coding sequence ATGACAGACGAATTTACCCATTCCACGCTGCTCGTGACGGTGAGCGGACGCGACCGCCCTGGGATCAGCGCCCGCCTGCTAACCACCCTCTCGGTCTTCCCCGTGACCCTGATCGACCTCGAACAGGTCGTCATCGGAGGCCGCTTGGTCTTGGGGGCCCTTCTCGACGTTGACGAAAGCGTAGCGCCTGGCGTCCGCCGGGAGCGCGTGTACCACGAAGTCCGCAGCGCAATCGACAAGACAGCCATCGATCTCGACATGGTGGCGGAGTTCGCCGAGGGCAACGGGCGGGTTACGCCCAGCAGCGGCGACCCTCTGCACGTGACCATCCTGGCCTCGCCGCTGCGGCCAGGGGCTCTCGGCGCGATCACCTCGTGCGTGGCGCGGGCCGGAGCCAACATCGACCGGATCGAACGTCTCGCGAGCTACCCAGTGACGTCGATCGAGCTGGACATCTCCGGCGCTGACCCGGAGAAGCTGCGCGCCGACCTGTCCATGGAGGCGGCGACCCAGGCGATCGACGTCGCTGTCCAGTCCAGTGGGCTACACCGCCGGGCCAAGCACCTGGTCGTCATGGATGTCGACTCCACACTCATCCAGGGCGAGGTGATCGAGCTACTGGCCGAGCACGCCGGGTGCGTGGAGGAGGTCACGCGCATCACTGAGGCGGCCATGCGCGGGGAACTGGACTTCGAACAGTCGCTGCGGCGCAGGGTAGCCCTGCTCAAGGGGCTGGACGCTTCGGCGCTGGACGCGGTCCGCGACAAGCTGGTCCTCACCCCGGGGGCACGTACCCTCATCCGGACGCTCAAGCGGCTCGGCTACGAGTGCGCCATCGTCAGTGGCGGATTCAGCCAGGTCACCGATGGGCTGGTGGACCGCCTCGACATCGACTACTCCGCCGCGAACACTTTGGAGGTCGTCGACGGCAAGCTCACCGGTGAACTCGTGGGGCAGATCATCGACAGGAAGGGAAAGACGCTCGCCCTGCAGCGCTTCGCCGAGGAGGCCGGCGTTCCGCTGAACCGCACGGTGGCCATCGGTGATGGTGCGAACGACCTCGACATGCTGCAAACCGCCGGCCTCGGAGTCGCGTTCAACGCCAAACCCGTCGTGCGCGAACAGGCGGACACGTCGGTCACCGTGCCGTATCTGGACACCATCGTCTTCCTGCTCGGTATCTCCCGCGAAGAGGTGGAGTCCGCCGACGAGCTGGAAGCCGAAGAGGCCATTGCGTCTGCGTCCAGTGGTGGTGCTCGTCGGGGGTGA
- a CDS encoding MFS transporter, whose amino-acid sequence MSTEPLSRTGSAPEAPGVAPVRRWAVLGVLCTSLLLVGIDLTVLHVAVPTISRQLLPSTAQLLWIVDIYPLTVAALLVTFGTLADRWGRKRLVLSGFAVFGLASAGAAASGTADQLIVARAALGLGAAMMMAATVAIIRNVFVDRRERALALGLWTSANSVGAALGPVLGGLLLQYWWWGAVFLVNVPVVVLAVVAGARLIPESRDPAPRRWDGLSAAISVVGLGAVVFSLKRIAEQVSLDAVELVTGAAGLGLLVWFIQRQRRLRHPLLDLSLFSDRRFSAATLSVFVCFGCYATLLYFATQLLQLVEGYSPLQAGLALVPLAVASALGAVLAPRLAAWWTYRWGIAGSLAMFGAAFVGVAGMLASAVQPGAVTSGALLIVAGLGAGVVMTLGADAIMTTASADRAGEAGAIQETSFELGSGLGIAVLGSVLAIAYRLLLPSLPAGADARSGDSLGATLEFADSLGPRAEAVRQAAQHAFTQGLAAASLIAAIMLIITAVVAGVRLRGTAG is encoded by the coding sequence GTGAGTACTGAGCCTTTGTCCCGGACAGGTAGCGCTCCCGAGGCCCCAGGCGTTGCGCCGGTGCGGCGGTGGGCTGTTCTGGGGGTGCTGTGTACGAGCCTGCTGCTCGTCGGTATCGATCTGACAGTGCTGCACGTCGCGGTGCCCACGATCAGCCGCCAGCTATTGCCGAGTACGGCCCAGCTGCTGTGGATCGTCGACATCTACCCGTTGACAGTGGCCGCCCTGCTGGTCACATTCGGCACCCTCGCCGACCGGTGGGGCCGTAAACGCCTGGTTCTGAGCGGGTTTGCCGTGTTCGGGCTCGCCTCGGCCGGTGCGGCGGCCTCGGGCACCGCGGACCAGCTCATCGTGGCGCGTGCGGCGCTCGGGCTCGGCGCGGCCATGATGATGGCCGCGACCGTAGCCATCATCCGAAACGTGTTCGTCGACCGGCGCGAACGTGCCCTCGCACTCGGGCTGTGGACCTCGGCCAACAGCGTCGGTGCCGCACTCGGCCCCGTGCTGGGCGGACTGCTGCTGCAGTATTGGTGGTGGGGAGCGGTGTTCCTGGTCAACGTGCCCGTGGTTGTCCTCGCCGTTGTGGCGGGAGCCCGTCTCATCCCAGAGTCCCGCGATCCCGCGCCCCGCCGGTGGGACGGGCTCAGCGCCGCGATCTCGGTGGTCGGTCTCGGCGCCGTGGTCTTCTCCCTCAAGCGCATCGCTGAACAGGTTTCGCTGGATGCGGTCGAGCTCGTCACCGGCGCGGCGGGGCTGGGCCTGTTGGTGTGGTTCATCCAGCGGCAGCGCCGCCTGCGCCACCCCTTGCTGGATCTCTCGTTGTTCTCGGATCGGCGTTTCTCCGCGGCAACGCTGTCCGTGTTCGTGTGCTTCGGCTGCTATGCCACGCTGCTGTACTTCGCCACCCAGCTGCTGCAACTCGTAGAGGGCTACTCGCCCCTGCAAGCGGGCCTGGCGTTGGTGCCTCTGGCGGTGGCCAGCGCGCTCGGAGCGGTGCTCGCTCCCCGGCTGGCCGCCTGGTGGACGTACCGTTGGGGGATTGCCGGTTCTTTGGCCATGTTCGGTGCGGCGTTTGTCGGCGTGGCCGGCATGCTTGCGAGTGCCGTACAACCCGGTGCTGTCACCTCGGGGGCTCTGCTCATCGTCGCTGGCCTTGGGGCTGGCGTGGTGATGACACTCGGCGCCGATGCCATCATGACCACCGCCAGCGCTGACCGCGCAGGCGAGGCGGGGGCGATCCAAGAGACCTCCTTCGAACTCGGCTCCGGGCTGGGCATCGCCGTGCTGGGCTCGGTCCTGGCCATCGCCTACCGCCTCCTCCTGCCCTCCCTGCCCGCCGGTGCTGATGCTCGTTCCGGTGACTCGCTCGGCGCCACACTCGAGTTCGCCGACTCACTCGGACCACGTGCCGAAGCGGTACGTCAAGCCGCGCAGCATGCCTTCACCCAGGGATTGGCCGCCGCATCCCTGATTGCCGCAATAATGTTGATCATTACCGCCGTCGTAGCCGGAGTACGCCTCCGCGGTACGGCGGGCTGA
- a CDS encoding winged helix-turn-helix transcriptional regulator: MREDVEQMPDYCTIEVAMSVLGGKWKLAILNHLFGGPLRFGELKRALSTITQRMLTRQLRELEADGLIVRTIYREVPPKVEYSLTDTGRSLESIAAQLDQWGQWYRETQATRATANNPAV, from the coding sequence ATGCGCGAAGACGTGGAGCAGATGCCGGACTACTGCACGATCGAGGTGGCCATGAGCGTGCTCGGCGGCAAGTGGAAACTCGCCATCCTCAACCACCTCTTTGGCGGCCCCCTGCGCTTCGGAGAGCTCAAACGCGCCCTGTCCACCATTACTCAACGGATGCTGACCCGGCAGCTGCGTGAACTCGAGGCCGACGGGCTGATCGTCCGGACCATCTACCGCGAGGTACCCCCCAAGGTCGAATACTCGCTGACGGATACCGGACGCAGCCTCGAAAGCATCGCCGCCCAGCTCGACCAATGGGGGCAGTGGTACCGCGAGACCCAAGCCACCCGGGCAACCGCCAACAACCCGGCCGTATGA